A window from Neobacillus sp. PS3-40 encodes these proteins:
- a CDS encoding MFS transporter, with protein sequence MPRALWLLIIGMAVNVTGNSFLWPLNTIYIHDLLGKSLSVAGIVLMLNSGASVIGNLIGGHFFDKLGGYKSILFGIGITLLALIGLTIWHGWPEYIVFLTIVGFGTGIIFPSMYAMAGSVWKEGGRKAFNAIYVSQNLGVAVGSALGGLVADYSFQLIFLANTILYFIFLLIAVFGYKNISAAPVKKESSIEGDLTATNNHKKIHALLILCVGYLLCWVAYVQWSTTVASYTQEIHISLTQYSLLWTINGALIVAGQPLLTGLLKHFAKSLKAQMIIGIIIFIISFLVAAKASEFSGFLVGMIILTIGEMFIWPAVPTVAFDLAPKGREGFYQGIVNSTATGGRMIGPLLGGLLVDLYGMSMLFTVLIGLFVLAILTTVFYDRTIKSSKASIIKGAKSM encoded by the coding sequence ATGCCGCGTGCTTTATGGCTCTTGATTATTGGGATGGCAGTGAATGTAACTGGCAATTCTTTTTTATGGCCTTTAAATACGATTTATATTCATGATTTGTTAGGTAAATCATTATCAGTTGCCGGAATTGTCTTAATGTTAAATTCAGGAGCAAGTGTGATTGGAAACCTGATTGGTGGTCATTTTTTCGATAAACTTGGAGGTTATAAATCCATTTTATTTGGGATTGGGATAACACTCCTTGCTCTTATTGGTTTAACAATATGGCATGGATGGCCGGAATATATTGTATTTTTAACCATTGTTGGTTTTGGAACGGGAATTATTTTTCCTTCAATGTACGCTATGGCAGGTTCTGTTTGGAAAGAGGGAGGACGAAAGGCTTTTAATGCCATCTATGTATCTCAGAATTTAGGGGTTGCAGTCGGTTCGGCATTAGGTGGGCTTGTTGCGGATTATTCATTTCAATTGATTTTTCTTGCGAATACGATATTATATTTTATTTTTTTACTTATTGCAGTATTTGGATATAAGAATATTTCAGCTGCTCCTGTTAAAAAGGAATCAAGTATCGAGGGGGATTTGACAGCAACAAATAATCATAAAAAAATCCATGCTCTCCTTATTCTATGCGTTGGCTATTTGCTTTGCTGGGTTGCTTATGTACAATGGTCGACGACCGTTGCATCATATACACAGGAAATTCATATTTCATTAACACAATACAGCTTACTTTGGACTATTAATGGGGCTCTTATTGTTGCTGGTCAGCCGCTGTTAACTGGATTACTAAAGCATTTTGCAAAGTCTTTAAAAGCACAAATGATCATTGGTATTATTATTTTTATTATTTCATTTCTCGTTGCGGCAAAGGCTAGTGAATTTTCAGGCTTCCTTGTAGGGATGATTATTTTAACAATCGGTGAGATGTTTATTTGGCCAGCTGTACCAACTGTCGCCTTTGATCTAGCACCAAAGGGGCGAGAAGGTTTTTATCAGGGAATTGTCAACAGTACTGCAACTGGAGGAAGAATGATTGGCCCACTTCTTGGTGGGTTGCTTGTTGACCTTTATGGCATGTCAATGTTGTTTACTGTATTAATCGGGTTGTTTGTGTTGGCTATTCTAACAACTGTTTTTTACGATCGAACTATAAAGTCAAGTAAAGCTTCAATAATAAAGGGAGCTAAAAGTATGTAG
- a CDS encoding TIGR01212 family radical SAM protein (This family includes YhcC from E. coli K-12, an uncharacterized radical SAM protein.) — translation MLQTKPFPYASDDKRYHTWNYHLRQQFGHKVFKIALDGGFDCPNRDGTVAHGGCTFCSVSGSGDFAGNRAQSLETQFHEIKERMHTKWKDGKYMAYFQAFTNTHAPVHVLREKYEAVLKQEDVVGLSIATRPDCLPDDVVEYLAELNKRTYLWVELGLQTIHESTATLINRAHDFQCYIDGVKKLRKHGIRVCSHIINGLPLESKEMMMETARAVANLDVQGIKIHLLHLLKGTPMVKQYEKGMLEFLSQEEYVNLVCDQLEILSPEIIVHRITGDGPIDLMVGPMWSVNKWEVLNGINAELTKRDSWQGKFYSKE, via the coding sequence ATGCTTCAGACCAAACCTTTTCCATATGCTTCTGACGATAAGCGTTATCACACATGGAATTATCACCTTCGCCAACAATTTGGTCATAAGGTATTTAAAATTGCTCTTGATGGTGGCTTTGATTGCCCGAACCGGGATGGTACAGTTGCACATGGTGGATGTACTTTTTGTAGCGTCTCTGGATCTGGAGACTTCGCTGGCAATCGTGCCCAGAGTCTCGAAACACAATTCCATGAAATAAAAGAAAGAATGCATACAAAATGGAAAGATGGTAAGTATATGGCCTATTTTCAGGCATTTACCAACACACATGCACCTGTCCACGTGCTTCGCGAAAAATATGAAGCAGTTTTAAAACAAGAGGATGTAGTCGGGTTATCCATCGCAACTCGACCAGATTGTCTGCCAGATGATGTTGTTGAATATCTTGCAGAATTAAACAAACGTACTTATTTATGGGTTGAGCTTGGTTTGCAAACGATCCACGAGAGCACTGCCACACTCATTAATCGTGCCCATGATTTTCAATGTTATATTGATGGTGTAAAAAAACTACGGAAGCATGGGATTCGTGTTTGTTCCCATATTATTAACGGCCTTCCACTTGAGTCAAAAGAAATGATGATGGAAACAGCCCGCGCAGTAGCAAATCTGGATGTTCAAGGAATCAAAATCCATTTGCTCCATCTTTTAAAAGGAACACCAATGGTCAAGCAATACGAAAAAGGAATGCTCGAATTCCTTTCGCAAGAGGAATATGTAAACTTAGTTTGTGACCAATTGGAAATTCTATCTCCAGAAATAATCGTACACCGCATAACAGGTGACGGTCCTATTGATCTTATGGTTGGACCGATGTGGAGTGTAAACAAATGGGAAGTGTTGAATGGAATAAATGCTGAGCTTACAAAAAGGGATAGCTGGCAAGGCAAGTTTTATTCTAAGGAGTAA
- a CDS encoding tetraprenyl-beta-curcumene synthase family protein, whose product MSFSMMPISLMSRVYRKIFPAVHHELAYWRGRANQIPNPELRKQALASIGSKAFHCEGGAILALMANEHYKKAVKFIVAYQTISDYLDNLCDRSTSLDPNDFRTLHQSMKDALSKNALSGNYYRLREDQDDGNYLNDLVETCRSFFQELAHYDVIKDYLEELCQYYCDLQVHKHVISDERVPRLKEWFQGFQDSLPKMEWYEFSACSGSTLGIFCLISYAMREDFQEKDATHIRNGYFPYIQGLHILLDYFIDQEEDRIGGDLNFCFYYENQEKLFKRLKHFVIEADRHTEELPHKKFHQLINRGLLGVYLSDEKVRKQKNVRKLAKEIIKTGGGISYFFYINGLTYRALQRWVPASLIRMIFK is encoded by the coding sequence ATGTCATTTTCCATGATGCCTATTAGCCTAATGTCAAGGGTTTATCGTAAAATTTTCCCTGCTGTCCATCATGAACTAGCCTATTGGAGAGGCCGTGCTAATCAAATCCCTAATCCGGAATTGCGGAAGCAAGCCTTAGCTAGTATTGGGAGCAAAGCATTTCATTGTGAAGGTGGAGCGATCCTTGCACTAATGGCAAATGAACATTATAAAAAAGCGGTTAAATTTATTGTGGCCTATCAAACCATTAGTGATTATTTAGATAATTTGTGTGACCGCAGTACTTCTCTTGATCCTAACGATTTTAGAACATTGCATCAATCGATGAAAGATGCACTATCAAAAAATGCGCTTTCAGGAAACTATTATCGACTTCGCGAGGATCAAGATGATGGAAATTATTTAAATGATTTAGTGGAAACGTGTCGCTCATTTTTTCAAGAATTGGCACATTATGATGTGATAAAAGACTATTTAGAAGAACTTTGTCAGTATTATTGTGATTTGCAGGTTCATAAGCATGTAATTTCAGATGAGCGGGTACCACGGCTTAAAGAATGGTTTCAGGGTTTTCAGGACAGTTTGCCAAAGATGGAGTGGTATGAGTTTTCAGCTTGTTCAGGTTCTACTTTGGGAATCTTTTGTCTGATTTCCTATGCGATGAGAGAAGATTTTCAAGAAAAGGATGCCACACATATTCGGAATGGTTATTTTCCATATATACAAGGGCTACATATTTTATTGGACTATTTTATAGATCAAGAAGAGGATCGAATTGGCGGAGATCTGAACTTTTGCTTTTATTATGAAAATCAGGAAAAGCTTTTTAAACGGTTAAAGCATTTTGTAATTGAGGCAGACCGCCATACAGAGGAACTTCCGCATAAAAAATTCCATCAGTTAATAAATCGAGGACTTTTGGGTGTATATTTATCAGACGAAAAAGTCCGAAAGCAAAAAAACGTTCGAAAATTAGCGAAAGAAATCATTAAAACAGGCGGTGGAATTAGCTATTTCTTTTATATAAATGGACTAACCTATCGAGCCTTACAAAGATGGGTACCTGCTAGTCTGATTAGAATGATTTTTAAATAG
- a CDS encoding gamma carbonic anhydrase family protein → MIYKYKDKFPKISESAFIADYVTISGDVEIGDESSVWFNSVIRGDVAPTIIGNKVNIQDNSVLHQSPDCPLILEDEVTIGHQVLLHSCIIRKKALIGMGSIILDQAEIGEGAFIGAGSLVPQGKKIPPGTLAFGRPAKVIRNLTPTDIEDMNRITREYAEKAAYYKSIQKD, encoded by the coding sequence TTGATATACAAATACAAAGACAAATTCCCCAAAATTTCAGAATCAGCATTTATTGCTGACTATGTAACCATTAGCGGTGATGTTGAAATTGGAGACGAATCAAGCGTCTGGTTTAATTCTGTAATCAGAGGGGACGTGGCTCCAACTATTATCGGTAACAAAGTCAATATTCAGGACAATTCTGTCTTACACCAAAGTCCAGACTGCCCGCTAATTTTAGAAGATGAGGTAACCATTGGACACCAAGTTCTTCTTCATAGCTGTATCATTAGGAAAAAGGCATTGATCGGAATGGGATCAATTATCCTAGATCAAGCCGAAATTGGTGAGGGTGCCTTCATCGGTGCAGGAAGCCTTGTTCCACAAGGAAAGAAAATCCCACCTGGCACATTAGCTTTCGGTAGACCCGCTAAAGTGATTAGAAATTTAACACCCACAGACATCGAGGATATGAACCGAATCACACGAGAATATGCAGAAAAAGCAGCTTACTATAAATCCATACAGAAAGACTAA
- a CDS encoding YtzC family protein, with product MATRESIDNLLQQCEDAISFAQEQYKESSLQEQYNNDDYTAAMQGLEEAYNDLAHVALSSNAQQREQLHRMRLQLQQLQNTMILQGK from the coding sequence ATGGCAACTCGTGAATCGATCGATAATTTACTGCAACAATGTGAAGATGCGATTTCGTTTGCACAGGAACAGTATAAGGAAAGTAGCCTTCAAGAGCAATATAACAATGATGATTACACAGCAGCCATGCAAGGACTGGAAGAAGCATACAATGACCTTGCACACGTCGCACTGAGTTCCAATGCTCAACAGCGGGAACAGCTTCACAGAATGAGGTTACAGCTGCAACAGCTTCAAAACACAATGATTTTACAAGGGAAGTAA
- a CDS encoding glycogen biosynthesis protein GlgD yields MKKRSKQQNPERKTRNGINNQDLELGNDTDLVKEAKLKYEKSGGQPVKSKFHQE; encoded by the coding sequence GTGAAGAAGCGGTCAAAACAACAAAATCCTGAACGAAAAACGAGAAATGGTATCAATAATCAAGATTTGGAGCTTGGCAACGATACCGATCTTGTTAAAGAAGCAAAACTGAAATATGAAAAATCAGGTGGTCAACCAGTTAAATCAAAATTTCATCAAGAATAG
- the leuS gene encoding leucine--tRNA ligase has translation MSFNHQKIEKKWQKKWEEEKTFKTSEEMHKRKFYALDMFPYPSGAGLHVGHPEGYTATDILSRQKRMQGYNVLHPMGWDAFGLPAEQYALDTGNDPAEFTKHNIETFRRQIKSLGFSYDWDREVNTTDPEYYKWTQWIFLKLFEKGLAYVDEVAVNWCPALGTVLANEEVIDGKSERGGHPVERRPMRQWMLRITAYADRLLEDLEELDWPESLKDMQRNWIGRSEGAEVTFNIDGYDETFTVFTTRPDTLFGATYAVLAPEHAFVDKITTKDQRAAVDAYLDKVKSKSDLERTDLAKEKTGVFTGAYAINPANGEKMPIWIADYVLVSYGTGAIMAVPAHDERDYEFAKQFDLPIKAVVAGGDIEKEAFTGDGEHINSDFLNGLDKACGIQKMIAWLEEKSIGTKKVTFRLRDWLFSRQRYWGEPIPIIHWEDGTMTAVPEEQLPLTLPITTEIRPSGTGESPLAVITDWVNVVDPATGKKGRRETNTMPQWAGSCWYYLRYIDPKNDQALASEEKLKHWLPVDIYIGGAEHAVLHLLYARFWHKFLYDIGVVSTKEPFQKLFNQGMILGEGNEKMSKSKGNVVNPDDIVESHGADTLRLYEMFMGPLDASIAWSTNGLDGSRRFLDRIWRLMIEENGELNPKIQPTKEVSSLEKVYHQTVKKVTEDYEGLRFNTAISQMMVFINEAYKSTILPMDYMKGFVKLLAPVCPHITEELWAKLGHNDTISYEAWPTYDESKMTDDEVEIVIQFNGKVKHKLTVPTGSSKETLEQIAFEDEKVKEQLEGKTVRKVITVPGKLVNIVVG, from the coding sequence ATGAGCTTTAACCATCAAAAAATCGAAAAAAAATGGCAAAAGAAATGGGAAGAAGAAAAAACATTTAAAACAAGCGAAGAAATGCACAAAAGAAAATTCTACGCATTAGATATGTTTCCATACCCTTCTGGAGCAGGACTCCATGTTGGACACCCTGAAGGCTATACTGCGACAGATATTTTATCCCGTCAAAAGCGGATGCAGGGATATAATGTCTTACACCCAATGGGTTGGGATGCATTCGGTTTACCTGCTGAACAATATGCACTTGATACTGGGAATGATCCAGCGGAATTCACAAAGCATAATATCGAGACATTCCGTAGGCAAATTAAATCACTTGGATTCTCGTATGATTGGGATCGAGAAGTGAACACGACAGACCCCGAGTATTATAAATGGACGCAATGGATTTTCTTAAAACTATTTGAAAAAGGGCTTGCCTATGTTGATGAAGTAGCAGTTAACTGGTGCCCAGCACTTGGAACGGTTTTAGCAAATGAAGAAGTAATTGATGGGAAAAGTGAACGCGGAGGGCACCCCGTTGAACGCCGCCCAATGAGGCAATGGATGTTAAGAATCACTGCGTATGCTGACCGTTTACTTGAAGACTTAGAGGAACTTGATTGGCCGGAAAGTCTTAAGGACATGCAACGTAATTGGATTGGCCGCTCAGAGGGGGCTGAAGTAACCTTTAACATTGATGGATATGATGAAACATTCACGGTGTTCACAACACGTCCAGATACATTGTTTGGTGCAACTTATGCAGTACTTGCTCCAGAACATGCATTTGTTGATAAAATTACAACAAAAGACCAACGTGCAGCTGTTGATGCCTATTTAGACAAAGTAAAAAGTAAGAGTGACCTTGAGCGCACAGACCTTGCGAAGGAAAAAACAGGCGTATTTACAGGTGCTTACGCTATCAACCCTGCAAATGGCGAGAAAATGCCGATCTGGATTGCCGATTATGTTTTGGTTAGCTATGGAACGGGTGCGATCATGGCTGTTCCTGCCCATGATGAACGTGACTATGAATTTGCGAAACAATTTGACTTACCAATTAAGGCAGTTGTAGCAGGCGGAGACATTGAAAAAGAAGCTTTCACAGGCGATGGGGAACACATCAATTCTGATTTCCTAAATGGGTTAGATAAAGCTTGCGGTATTCAAAAAATGATTGCATGGTTGGAAGAAAAATCAATTGGAACAAAGAAAGTAACATTCCGTTTGCGCGATTGGTTATTTAGCCGCCAGCGTTACTGGGGCGAACCGATTCCAATTATCCATTGGGAAGATGGTACAATGACCGCAGTTCCGGAAGAGCAACTTCCATTGACTCTACCAATAACAACCGAAATTAGACCGTCTGGAACAGGAGAATCCCCACTTGCTGTAATCACGGATTGGGTAAATGTCGTTGACCCAGCCACTGGAAAAAAAGGTCGTCGTGAAACGAATACAATGCCACAATGGGCGGGTAGCTGCTGGTACTATTTACGTTATATCGATCCAAAGAATGATCAAGCATTAGCATCAGAGGAAAAATTAAAGCATTGGCTTCCTGTCGATATTTACATTGGTGGAGCAGAGCATGCTGTACTTCACTTGTTATACGCTCGCTTCTGGCATAAATTCCTTTATGATATCGGTGTAGTCTCCACAAAAGAACCATTCCAAAAACTATTTAATCAAGGAATGATTTTAGGCGAAGGCAATGAAAAAATGAGTAAATCAAAAGGAAATGTGGTTAATCCTGATGATATCGTTGAAAGCCATGGTGCTGATACACTTCGTTTATATGAAATGTTTATGGGACCGCTTGATGCATCAATTGCTTGGTCCACAAATGGCCTTGATGGTTCACGTCGCTTCCTTGATCGTATCTGGCGATTGATGATTGAGGAAAATGGAGAGTTAAATCCAAAAATCCAACCAACTAAAGAAGTGTCTAGTTTGGAAAAAGTTTATCATCAAACAGTGAAAAAAGTGACTGAGGATTACGAAGGTTTACGATTTAACACGGCAATTTCACAAATGATGGTATTTATTAATGAAGCTTACAAATCAACGATTCTTCCTATGGATTACATGAAAGGCTTTGTCAAATTGCTTGCTCCTGTTTGCCCTCATATTACCGAGGAACTATGGGCGAAATTGGGACACAATGACACGATATCATATGAGGCATGGCCAACATATGATGAATCAAAAATGACCGATGATGAAGTGGAAATTGTTATCCAGTTTAATGGCAAAGTGAAGCATAAACTAACGGTACCAACTGGGTCAAGTAAAGAAACTCTTGAACAAATTGCATTTGAAGATGAAAAAGTGAAGGAACAGCTTGAAGGAAAAACAGTGCGAAAAGTAATTACTGTTCCAGGTAAATTAGTGAATATCGTGGTAGGCTAG
- a CDS encoding C39 family peptidase produces the protein MISLYLLIAFIILLLFFLLRLLKRTSGLFKSTFFLLFIITTIVTAFTLDNSKKENVAKAVGLLKNLVHSPVFKTSDYLEEHFDLPIIKIKDQVLLNVPAISQIPDLPRGCEVTSLAMLLNNAGVTVGKMELAEKVKKDHTPQRISNGEIYFGNPNDGFVGNMYNFQEPGFGIYHKPIADLAEKYLPGKIKDLSGSDFQELQIHLSDGRPVWVITNTSYQPLSEDKFQTWNTPTGKVKITYKEHSVLITGFDPHYIYFNDPLTGEKNKKAPIKDFEESWVQMGRQAITYLP, from the coding sequence ATGATTTCTTTATACTTATTAATTGCTTTTATCATTTTATTACTATTTTTCCTATTACGATTATTAAAACGGACAAGTGGCCTATTTAAATCAACTTTCTTTTTACTTTTTATTATTACAACCATTGTCACAGCCTTTACGCTAGACAATTCGAAAAAAGAAAATGTGGCGAAGGCAGTTGGGTTATTAAAAAATTTAGTCCATTCTCCTGTCTTTAAAACGAGTGATTATCTTGAAGAACATTTTGATCTTCCAATCATCAAAATCAAGGATCAAGTTCTTCTCAATGTACCAGCCATTTCCCAAATTCCTGATCTCCCACGTGGTTGTGAGGTGACTAGCTTGGCAATGCTACTTAACAATGCAGGTGTGACAGTTGGTAAAATGGAACTCGCGGAGAAAGTAAAAAAAGATCATACTCCACAGCGAATCTCTAATGGGGAAATATACTTTGGAAACCCGAATGATGGATTTGTAGGAAATATGTACAATTTTCAAGAACCTGGTTTTGGCATTTATCACAAACCAATTGCTGACCTTGCTGAAAAATATTTGCCTGGGAAAATAAAGGACTTATCAGGCTCTGACTTTCAAGAGTTACAAATTCATCTTTCAGATGGACGACCAGTATGGGTTATTACAAATACATCGTATCAACCATTATCAGAAGATAAGTTTCAAACCTGGAATACTCCAACCGGAAAAGTGAAAATTACCTACAAGGAACATTCCGTCTTAATTACTGGATTTGATCCGCACTATATTTATTTTAATGACCCGTTAACTGGAGAAAAAAATAAAAAAGCACCCATTAAGGATTTTGAAGAATCCTGGGTGCAAATGGGAAGACAAGCTATAACCTATCTCCCTTAG
- a CDS encoding alpha/beta hydrolase: protein MWKWEAEGEAKAVIVMVHGAMEHHRRYGWLIEMWRTSGFHVIMSDLPGQGMTTRSHRGHIDSFDEYLIEVKDWVQAAYRYELPVFLLGHSMGGLIAIRLLQVEKLNIAGVILSSPCLGLIETPSKLLNTLSYGLNAIYPSLRMNSGLTVDMATRNPDVREADVNDTLYITKVSIRWYRELASAMKDAFEDLEHVQDLPMLVMQGGDDKIVKKDSVKEWFNHAPLSEKRFKEWPKCYHEIFNEPEREEVFEYAKDFVNSQLKSIGYIV, encoded by the coding sequence ATGTGGAAATGGGAAGCAGAAGGAGAAGCAAAAGCTGTAATTGTAATGGTCCATGGTGCTATGGAACATCACCGTCGTTATGGCTGGCTGATCGAAATGTGGCGAACCTCGGGCTTTCATGTAATCATGAGTGATCTTCCTGGACAAGGAATGACAACTAGATCACACCGTGGACATATTGATTCCTTTGATGAATATTTAATTGAAGTAAAGGACTGGGTACAAGCTGCATATCGCTACGAATTACCAGTCTTTTTACTTGGACATAGTATGGGAGGATTAATTGCGATCCGCCTTTTACAGGTTGAAAAACTTAATATTGCAGGTGTTATACTCTCATCACCGTGTCTTGGGTTAATCGAAACACCTTCAAAACTCTTGAATACTTTATCTTACGGACTAAATGCCATCTATCCGTCTTTAAGGATGAATTCTGGATTGACCGTTGATATGGCAACGAGAAACCCTGATGTTCGTGAAGCAGATGTTAATGATACCCTCTATATTACCAAGGTATCTATAAGATGGTATCGTGAACTAGCCTCAGCAATGAAAGATGCATTTGAAGATCTCGAACACGTTCAAGATCTCCCTATGCTTGTCATGCAAGGTGGAGATGATAAAATTGTGAAAAAAGATTCTGTTAAAGAGTGGTTCAATCATGCACCACTATCTGAAAAAAGATTTAAAGAATGGCCAAAATGCTATCATGAAATCTTTAATGAACCAGAACGAGAAGAAGTTTTTGAATACGCAAAGGACTTTGTTAATAGCCAATTAAAATCAATTGGTTATATCGTATAA
- a CDS encoding class I SAM-dependent methyltransferase produces the protein MYLDQILPFAKNVLEKAIKKGSIVVDATLGNGYDTLFLANLVGETGKVYGFDIQEHAVIASNERIHQHKLSNRVTLFNCGHENLNQVIPVEHHGKITGAIFNLGYLPGGDKTIVTKPNTTIAAVEQLLEIMVPTGIIVLVIYHGHPGGAEERDSLLHFCKQIEQKTAQVLQYQFINQKNHSPFILVIEKS, from the coding sequence GTGTACCTTGATCAAATCCTTCCTTTTGCAAAAAACGTACTTGAAAAGGCAATTAAAAAGGGGAGTATTGTTGTTGATGCAACTCTTGGCAATGGATATGATACACTTTTTTTAGCTAACCTTGTTGGTGAAACTGGTAAAGTGTACGGCTTTGATATACAGGAACATGCCGTTATAGCATCAAACGAACGCATACATCAGCACAAACTTTCCAATCGTGTCACACTTTTTAACTGTGGACATGAAAATCTAAATCAAGTAATCCCAGTAGAGCATCACGGAAAAATCACCGGTGCAATTTTCAATCTAGGTTATTTACCTGGCGGTGATAAAACCATTGTTACAAAACCAAATACAACTATTGCCGCTGTTGAGCAGCTTTTAGAAATCATGGTACCAACGGGAATCATCGTCCTTGTCATTTACCATGGACATCCAGGTGGCGCGGAAGAACGTGATTCGTTACTCCATTTTTGCAAACAAATCGAGCAAAAAACAGCCCAAGTGTTACAATACCAATTTATTAATCAGAAAAATCATTCACCATTTATTTTGGTTATAGAAAAAAGTTAA